One Pleurocapsa sp. PCC 7327 DNA segment encodes these proteins:
- a CDS encoding class I SAM-dependent methyltransferase, with protein MTSSTYKESPYIGPKIGGFATKLSWYARQKMFESLMQVARVTPETTVLDVGVTSDRREDCNFFERLYPYPQSLTASGMEDASFLEQDYPGLKFVQANGLNLPFADKSFDLVVSFATIAHVGSREKQKAFVRELCRVGRTCFITTPNRWYPVDLVTGFPLIHWLPPAWFRQILTWVGQDFWAREEHFNILSEKDMLSFFPADVKVTKKHFRLFGPISNLLYYVET; from the coding sequence ATGACTTCCTCGACCTATAAAGAAAGCCCTTACATCGGACCTAAAATTGGCGGTTTTGCTACCAAACTCTCTTGGTACGCTCGTCAAAAAATGTTTGAGTCGCTGATGCAAGTAGCCCGTGTAACGCCAGAAACCACAGTGTTGGATGTGGGAGTCACTTCAGATCGTCGCGAAGATTGCAATTTTTTTGAGCGGCTCTATCCCTATCCTCAAAGCCTTACAGCTTCGGGAATGGAGGACGCATCATTTCTAGAGCAAGATTACCCAGGACTAAAATTCGTACAAGCCAATGGGCTGAATTTGCCATTTGCCGATAAAAGCTTCGATCTGGTCGTCAGTTTTGCAACCATCGCCCATGTAGGAAGCCGCGAAAAACAAAAAGCTTTCGTTCGCGAACTCTGTCGCGTCGGACGGACTTGTTTCATTACTACGCCAAACCGCTGGTATCCAGTCGATTTAGTCACGGGGTTTCCCCTGATTCACTGGCTGCCTCCTGCTTGGTTTCGCCAAATTCTGACCTGGGTCGGTCAGGATTTTTGGGCTAGGGAAGAGCATTTTAATATCCTCTCGGAAAAAGACATGTTAAGTTTTTTTCCAGCGGATGTTAAAGTGACTAAAAAACATTTCCGGCTCTTTGGTCCGATATCAAACCTGTTATATTACGTTGAAACTTAA
- a CDS encoding NAD(P)-binding protein, whose product MRYVIGSGPAGVACAHALVQKGLDVTIIDAGLELEPERREVVEQLSKSQSQEWDAARLNFIRQGMAIESKGVPLKLIYGSDFPYRETDKYIPIVQEGVESNPSLAKAGLSNVWGAGLLPYLQSDIADWPISTADLAPHYESVLSFMPFSAVKDDLESLFPLYGSNYQKLCPSKQAIALIEDLKRNQNRLEAQGFKFGYSRLAIRTQPKTNDFGCVYCGLCMYGCPYGLIYNTSSTLEQLKQAKNFNYIKDVVVQKIVESNGSATIVARSRITDESLNFEAEKVYLACGVLSTTKIILESLQAYDRALSIKDSQYFLLPFLRYKNIKDIVNEKLHTLAQVFIELFDKSLSEHTIHLGIYTYNDLYLSFIQKITGSLYPLFKIPTEELLGRLMVIQGYLHSDISPTISVRLEKNSGESTSKLILSANQNDLTKKVIRGVIAKLLSQQKYLKGIPIPQLLRIAKAGRSFHSGGVFPMRLNPSDFESDILGRPLGFEKVHVVDATVFPSIPATTITLTVMANAHRIASNS is encoded by the coding sequence GTGAGATATGTCATTGGCTCTGGTCCTGCCGGAGTAGCTTGTGCCCATGCGCTAGTCCAAAAAGGTTTGGATGTGACAATTATTGACGCTGGTTTAGAGCTAGAACCTGAGCGAAGAGAAGTTGTCGAGCAATTAAGTAAAAGTCAATCCCAAGAGTGGGATGCGGCTCGCCTAAATTTTATCCGCCAAGGGATGGCGATTGAAAGCAAGGGCGTTCCTCTCAAACTTATTTATGGTTCCGACTTTCCCTATCGCGAAACCGACAAATATATTCCCATCGTTCAAGAGGGAGTTGAAAGCAATCCCTCTTTAGCAAAAGCAGGTTTAAGCAATGTGTGGGGAGCGGGGCTTCTCCCTTATTTACAATCGGACATAGCAGACTGGCCGATTTCAACTGCCGACTTAGCACCACACTACGAATCCGTGCTCTCATTCATGCCTTTCTCGGCAGTCAAAGACGATCTAGAATCGCTTTTTCCCTTGTACGGTAGTAACTACCAAAAACTATGTCCGAGCAAACAGGCGATAGCACTGATTGAAGATTTGAAGCGAAACCAAAATAGACTCGAAGCGCAAGGGTTTAAATTCGGCTATTCTCGCCTAGCCATTCGTACCCAACCCAAGACAAATGACTTCGGGTGCGTCTACTGCGGGTTATGCATGTATGGCTGTCCTTATGGTTTAATCTACAATACTTCATCGACCCTAGAACAACTCAAACAAGCTAAAAACTTTAATTACATTAAAGATGTCGTCGTTCAAAAGATAGTTGAATCAAACGGGAGCGCAACAATCGTTGCTCGCTCTAGAATAACTGACGAATCGTTGAATTTTGAAGCTGAAAAAGTGTATTTAGCCTGTGGAGTTTTGTCAACCACTAAAATAATTCTTGAATCTTTGCAAGCTTACGATCGCGCTTTGTCGATTAAAGATAGCCAATATTTTCTCCTACCATTTCTTCGCTATAAAAATATAAAGGATATAGTCAATGAAAAACTTCATACTCTAGCACAAGTTTTTATTGAATTATTCGATAAAAGTTTAAGCGAGCATACTATTCATTTAGGAATTTATACATATAACGATCTATATTTATCGTTCATTCAGAAAATAACGGGTTCTCTATATCCACTTTTTAAGATTCCAACAGAAGAACTACTCGGTAGGTTGATGGTTATACAGGGATATCTCCATTCAGATATTTCACCAACTATTTCGGTACGATTAGAAAAAAATAGCGGTGAATCTACGAGCAAATTGATTCTCAGTGCTAATCAAAACGATCTGACTAAAAAAGTTATCAGAGGAGTTATCGCTAAGCTATTGAGTCAGCAAAAATATCTGAAGGGAATTCCGATCCCGCAATTGTTACGCATCGCCAAAGCTGGAAGAAGTTTCCATAGCGGCGGCGTTTTTCCCATGAGATTAAATCCCTCAGATTTTGAAAGCGATATTCTGGGACGACCGCTGGGGTTTGAAAAGGTTCATGTCGTAGACGCTACAGTTTTTCCTTCTATTCCAGCAACAACTATCACTTTAACTGTCATGGCGAATGCTCACAGAATTGCATCCAATAGCTAA
- a CDS encoding S41 family peptidase, with amino-acid sequence MSFNRKGYKFPKLSHWARVTLISLSIWLLCSLLPIIATSQESPSVLFDEVWETVNQNFYDPKFNGVDWRAMKEKYEPQVENTKSVEEVAIVINQMLSELKTSHTRLYTQAEPAYYQLLGIFDGYSELQQKAKKHLPNGKLEYSGIGAFTKEIEGKTFAIAILDDSPAAKAGLKVGDEILEADGKPYQPIKSFQDKVGQKVKLLVRRTADPNSPEEIAIEPKIYNATQMFLEAQKASVEIIEKNDRKIGYIHIWSRVSNERDLRQFEEELIYGRLKGADGLVLDLRDGWGGVDMGYLRLFAGKSPDIVNTSRDGSRNKISYDWEKPVVALVNEGTRSAKEILAFAFQKYNIGKVVGSKTAGYVVAGRPFLMKDGNLLYLAVVDVSVDGERLEGKGVTPDISVPSPIPYAQGADPQKQRAIEVVLEAIS; translated from the coding sequence ATGTCATTTAACAGGAAAGGCTACAAATTTCCTAAACTAAGCCACTGGGCTAGAGTTACTCTCATTAGCCTGTCCATATGGCTGCTATGTAGCTTATTACCAATCATTGCGACCTCACAAGAATCGCCGTCTGTACTTTTTGATGAAGTGTGGGAAACAGTTAACCAAAATTTTTACGATCCAAAATTTAACGGCGTGGACTGGAGGGCAATGAAAGAGAAGTACGAACCGCAGGTGGAAAACACTAAGTCTGTCGAAGAAGTTGCTATCGTTATCAATCAGATGCTCTCGGAATTGAAAACTTCTCACACGCGTCTCTACACTCAAGCAGAACCTGCTTACTATCAGCTTTTGGGAATTTTTGACGGATACAGCGAGCTACAACAAAAAGCCAAAAAACATCTTCCCAATGGCAAGCTTGAATATAGCGGCATTGGGGCATTTACCAAAGAAATTGAGGGCAAAACCTTTGCGATCGCTATTCTAGACGATAGTCCTGCCGCTAAAGCCGGATTGAAGGTAGGAGACGAAATACTAGAAGCAGATGGCAAACCCTATCAACCGATTAAGTCTTTTCAGGATAAAGTAGGACAGAAAGTCAAGTTACTGGTTCGACGAACCGCCGATCCCAACTCTCCAGAAGAAATCGCGATCGAACCCAAAATCTACAACGCGACTCAGATGTTTTTGGAAGCTCAGAAAGCTAGCGTTGAAATAATTGAAAAAAACGATCGAAAAATTGGTTACATTCATATTTGGTCGCGCGTCAGCAACGAGCGAGATCTGCGACAGTTTGAAGAAGAACTAATCTACGGTCGCCTTAAAGGGGCAGATGGATTAGTTTTAGACTTGCGCGACGGTTGGGGCGGTGTAGACATGGGCTATCTTCGCCTGTTCGCGGGCAAAAGTCCCGACATCGTCAATACCTCTCGCGATGGCAGTCGAAATAAGATTAGCTACGATTGGGAAAAGCCAGTCGTCGCCTTGGTTAACGAAGGAACCAGAAGCGCTAAAGAAATTCTCGCCTTTGCTTTTCAAAAATACAATATTGGTAAAGTGGTTGGCTCGAAGACAGCGGGATATGTCGTCGCCGGTCGTCCTTTTTTGATGAAAGATGGGAATTTGCTCTATCTAGCCGTTGTCGATGTCTCGGTCGATGGCGAAAGATTAGAAGGAAAAGGCGTAACGCCAGATATTAGCGTTCCTTCTCCGATTCCCTACGCTCAAGGAGCCGATCCCCAGAAACAGAGAGCTATAGAAGTTGTTCTAGAAGCTATATCTTGA
- a CDS encoding lysylphosphatidylglycerol synthase transmembrane domain-containing protein, with protein sequence MTIGHWRNFARGAIGIAIGAAFLWLALRQTSLEQVSTILSQSNVGWLFISLGFYVADLWLRGSRWRVLLQDVKTLSLQSVAIALIVGYAANVVLPARLGELVRADFAGRRYRLSRSAIVGSILAERVLDGLIVVLCLVLGQLFIPDHPLLSSLTAVSALLFIGIFIALLLLGKKSGSAKDWFDRFPSAISSRVESFRQGLSVMRGVGAVRVVNLSLIIWLLEALVIWAVLKAVNVSLGVWEMLLVTGVTSLSSLIPSAPGFVGTYQYAFAFTLGLLAYKPAQGIAAATAIQVFLMGSLVVVGLGLYMYLNLVKPDRS encoded by the coding sequence ATGACCATCGGTCATTGGCGTAATTTTGCCCGTGGAGCGATCGGAATTGCGATCGGCGCAGCTTTTTTATGGCTTGCCCTGCGCCAAACCAGTTTGGAGCAAGTAAGCACGATTCTCTCCCAATCTAATGTGGGATGGCTGTTTATTTCGCTTGGTTTCTACGTTGCCGATCTTTGGCTGAGAGGATCGCGTTGGCGCGTCTTGCTCCAGGATGTCAAAACTCTCTCGCTTCAATCTGTCGCAATCGCGCTGATAGTGGGATATGCAGCCAACGTCGTTTTGCCTGCTCGCCTGGGCGAATTAGTCCGAGCAGATTTTGCTGGGCGGCGCTATCGTCTGTCCCGTTCTGCAATTGTCGGTTCTATTTTGGCAGAGCGAGTCTTAGATGGTCTGATCGTCGTACTTTGCTTGGTTCTGGGACAGTTATTTATTCCCGATCATCCACTCCTAAGCAGTCTTACGGCAGTCAGCGCCCTACTTTTTATCGGTATTTTTATCGCCCTTTTGCTTTTGGGGAAAAAGTCTGGGTCGGCAAAGGATTGGTTTGACCGTTTTCCGTCTGCTATTTCTAGCCGCGTAGAAAGTTTTCGCCAAGGCTTGAGCGTGATGCGCGGAGTTGGCGCGGTGCGGGTTGTCAATCTTTCTCTCATTATTTGGCTGCTGGAGGCGCTTGTTATTTGGGCGGTATTAAAGGCGGTTAATGTATCTCTGGGTGTATGGGAAATGCTGCTGGTAACGGGCGTGACTAGCTTGAGTTCTCTCATTCCATCTGCTCCCGGCTTCGTCGGCACCTATCAGTATGCTTTCGCTTTCACGTTGGGCTTATTGGCTTACAAGCCTGCACAGGGCATTGCCGCAGCAACGGCTATCCAAGTTTTTCTGATGGGGAGCTTGGTAGTAGTAGGGCTGGGACTCTATATGTATCTAAATCTAGTCAAACCCGATCGCTCCTAA
- a CDS encoding photosystem I reaction center subunit II PsaD has product MAEALTGKPPKFGGSTGGLLTKADVEEKYAITWTSPKEQVFEMPTGGAAIMNEGENLLYLARKEQCLALGAQLRTKFKPKIENYKIYRIYPNGEIQYLHPADGVFPEKVNEGRVAVGKKDRSIGKNPEPATLKFSGKMPYDV; this is encoded by the coding sequence ATGGCAGAAGCGCTTACTGGAAAACCTCCCAAGTTCGGTGGCAGCACTGGTGGCTTACTTACCAAAGCCGACGTAGAAGAAAAATATGCTATTACTTGGACTAGCCCCAAGGAACAGGTATTTGAAATGCCTACTGGCGGGGCAGCCATCATGAACGAAGGAGAAAATCTCCTCTATCTCGCTCGCAAAGAGCAATGTCTGGCACTGGGCGCCCAGTTGCGGACAAAATTTAAGCCCAAAATCGAAAACTATAAAATTTACCGGATTTATCCCAACGGTGAAATCCAGTATCTCCATCCCGCAGATGGCGTTTTCCCAGAAAAAGTTAATGAAGGTCGCGTCGCGGTTGGGAAGAAAGACAGAAGTATCGGCAAAAATCCAGAGCCAGCAACGCTGAAGTTCTCTGGTAAAATGCCATACGATGTCTAA
- a CDS encoding DegT/DnrJ/EryC1/StrS aminotransferase family protein has translation MLTFAPNPRYRIYTNRNSYLFLLEDLLLRKRSQEDRKEIEILEKELCSRFGTEYAVCVPQNRVGVYLTVKALIKPGQEVIMSPYTIVDITNMVISAGGRPVFADVDRETCNISVAEVERLINPNTGAVLITHLHGLAAEAHRIKEICDRFNVPLIEDCAQGFGTREQGKPVGAIGDAGVFSFGMYKNINAWLGGAVISNRQDVIEKIRTELASFAYPPVPYLFQKVKSGLLADIATNPLVFKLFTYWIFRFGFLNDIEFINKIVRIELDASRKDKLPESYKSQFTSFQARLALSQLDKIDRDSKVRIENGLTYYEGLKDLKELIIPPDRRDFSHIYTYFPIQYAKRDELLKFMMKHCRDVAAQHYHNNADLSAFKEFYRDCPNARHVSEELIFLPTYPRYSRSEVEKNIAVIRKYFGLN, from the coding sequence ATGTTAACTTTTGCACCCAATCCTCGATATCGAATTTACACTAATCGAAATAGCTATCTTTTCTTGTTAGAAGATTTACTACTGAGAAAACGCTCTCAGGAAGACCGCAAAGAAATTGAAATTCTGGAAAAAGAACTCTGTAGCAGATTTGGCACCGAGTATGCGGTCTGCGTCCCTCAGAATCGGGTAGGCGTTTACCTCACCGTCAAGGCGCTGATAAAGCCAGGTCAGGAAGTCATCATGTCTCCCTACACGATTGTCGATATCACCAATATGGTGATTAGTGCGGGTGGTCGTCCGGTATTTGCCGACGTTGACCGCGAGACGTGTAATATCTCCGTTGCCGAAGTCGAACGCCTTATCAATCCCAATACGGGGGCAGTTTTGATTACTCACCTACACGGGCTGGCTGCCGAGGCGCACCGGATTAAAGAAATCTGCGATCGCTTTAACGTTCCTTTGATTGAAGATTGCGCCCAGGGATTTGGCACCAGAGAGCAGGGAAAGCCAGTAGGCGCGATCGGGGATGCAGGCGTATTCAGCTTTGGCATGTACAAAAATATCAATGCCTGGCTAGGAGGAGCCGTAATTTCCAATCGCCAAGATGTCATTGAAAAAATCCGTACCGAGTTAGCGAGTTTTGCCTATCCTCCCGTACCATATTTATTTCAAAAAGTCAAGTCAGGCTTGTTGGCCGACATTGCCACTAATCCCCTTGTTTTTAAATTATTTACCTACTGGATTTTTCGATTTGGCTTCCTCAACGATATTGAATTTATCAATAAAATTGTCCGCATCGAACTCGATGCGAGTCGAAAAGATAAACTTCCCGAATCATATAAATCTCAGTTTACTTCCTTTCAAGCTCGCCTTGCCTTATCTCAGCTCGACAAGATCGATCGCGATAGCAAGGTGAGGATTGAAAATGGTCTGACTTATTATGAGGGACTCAAAGATCTTAAGGAATTAATTATCCCTCCCGATCGCCGCGATTTTTCCCATATTTATACCTATTTCCCGATTCAATATGCCAAAAGAGACGAGCTTCTCAAGTTCATGATGAAGCATTGTCGCGATGTGGCGGCTCAACATTATCACAATAACGCCGATTTATCAGCATTTAAAGAATTTTATCGCGATTGCCCCAATGCAAGGCACGTCTCTGAGGAGTTAATCTTTTTACCAACCTATCCCCGGTATTCTCGCTCTGAAGTGGAAAAGAATATTGCAGTTATACGCAAATATTTTGGTCTGAATTAG
- the trpE gene encoding anthranilate synthase component I has protein sequence MIFPDFAQFSALAQQGNFIPVYQEWVADLETPVSAWYKVCAGQPYSFLLESVEGGEKLGRYSFLGCDPVWILQAKGNTTTQTYRDGSSQSYEGDPFEILAGCLEPIHPVKLPQLPPGIGGLFGVWGYELIRWIEPRVPIYPATDEDLPDGIWMQIDNLIIFDRVKNKIWAIAYADLRDKTISLEEAYQQACDRVTKLVIKLQLPLPVEAAALTLRDLPQATELEYQSNTSRSQFCENVRKAKEYIRAGEIFQVVLSQRLQAPFSGNPFELYRSLRTINPSPYMAYYNFGDWQIIGSSPEIMVKAERTEQGAIKATLRPIAGTRRRGKTTAEDNALAEDLLKDPKEIAEHIMLVDLGRNDLGRVCVRGSVKVDEFMLIERYSHVMHIVSNVVGELAPAKTAWDLMKACFPAGTVSGAPKIRAMEIIHELEPERRGPYSGVYGYYDFEGQLNSAIAIRTMVVRPTNDNRHLVSVQAGAGLVADSDPEQEYEETMNKARGLLEAIRRIS, from the coding sequence ATGATTTTTCCCGATTTTGCTCAGTTTTCTGCCCTGGCTCAACAGGGCAATTTTATTCCGGTCTATCAAGAATGGGTGGCTGACCTAGAAACCCCTGTCTCTGCTTGGTATAAGGTGTGTGCGGGTCAGCCTTATAGTTTTTTATTGGAATCGGTAGAAGGCGGAGAAAAACTAGGACGTTATAGTTTTTTAGGGTGCGATCCGGTTTGGATTTTGCAAGCTAAAGGCAACACGACGACGCAAACGTATCGCGATGGCTCATCTCAAAGCTATGAGGGCGATCCTTTCGAGATTCTGGCTGGCTGTCTAGAACCCATTCATCCCGTGAAATTGCCTCAACTGCCGCCAGGAATTGGCGGTTTATTCGGGGTGTGGGGATACGAACTAATTCGTTGGATCGAGCCGAGAGTGCCAATATATCCAGCAACTGATGAAGATTTGCCCGATGGGATCTGGATGCAAATCGATAATTTGATTATTTTCGATCGCGTCAAGAATAAAATTTGGGCGATCGCCTATGCCGATCTACGCGATAAAACGATTAGTTTAGAAGAGGCATATCAACAAGCTTGCGATCGCGTAACGAAGTTAGTCATCAAACTACAATTGCCGCTACCTGTTGAAGCCGCCGCGCTAACGTTGAGAGACCTCCCACAGGCAACTGAGTTGGAATACCAAAGTAACACGTCGCGATCGCAGTTCTGCGAAAACGTCAGAAAAGCTAAAGAATATATCCGTGCGGGAGAGATCTTTCAGGTAGTTCTCTCCCAACGCTTGCAAGCTCCTTTTAGCGGCAATCCCTTTGAACTGTATCGCTCGCTGCGCACGATCAATCCTTCTCCCTACATGGCATATTACAACTTCGGCGATTGGCAAATCATCGGCTCCAGTCCAGAGATCATGGTTAAAGCCGAACGAACGGAACAAGGAGCGATAAAAGCCACTCTGCGTCCGATTGCGGGCACTCGCAGGCGTGGAAAGACGACGGCTGAAGATAATGCTTTAGCAGAAGATTTGTTAAAAGATCCTAAAGAAATCGCCGAACATATCATGCTAGTAGACTTGGGGCGGAACGATCTCGGTCGGGTTTGCGTTCGGGGAAGCGTGAAAGTGGATGAATTTATGCTAATCGAGCGCTATTCGCACGTCATGCACATCGTCAGTAATGTGGTGGGAGAATTAGCGCCGGCAAAGACGGCATGGGATTTGATGAAAGCCTGTTTTCCGGCTGGAACCGTTAGCGGTGCGCCGAAAATCCGGGCGATGGAAATTATTCACGAACTCGAACCAGAACGGAGAGGACCTTATTCTGGAGTTTATGGATACTACGATTTTGAAGGTCAATTAAACAGCGCGATCGCGATTCGTACTATGGTCGTTCGCCCAACCAATGACAATCGACATTTGGTTTCCGTGCAGGCGGGAGCTGGATTGGTAGCAGATTCCGATCCAGAACAAGAATACGAAGAGACGATGAATAAAGCCAGAGGTTTGCTAGAAGCCATTCGGCGTATCAGTTAA